TCAGAAGAGTGCAAAGCTCTGGATGTTACCATGAGATGTTATTGTAATATACTGAAGGGGGGTCTGTTCCTCCGTAAATGAGTTTGGAGATTTGACAACATGGTTgttccttttttactttttctcaaTCAAGCCTGCAAGGATTTTGGGAGACACTATAATTTCTTGTTTCCTTTATGTGGTGTAATTGTAGGGCCTGAATTACCAAAGAGATGCTAGaatgcatctttctttttggtgtTACTTTTCTCATCCAAGTTTGGAAGGATTTTGGAGGcactgtttctttttttcctctatgGTGTAATTCTGGGGCCTGAATTATTACCAAAGAGATGCTAGATATcatcttttattcattttaaacaAATGGAATGCCCCCGTGGCTCTGAAATCTAGTCATTCTTTGAATACCATAAGCCAAATGGAAGACAAAACTTTCAGTAGTTATTTCATAAATGATGTGACAAACAATGTATCAAATGGACTGGCTCCTTCTTGAACTGCTTTCATAACCTAACTaccattgattaaaaaaaaccattacAAATTGTTGGCCTATTTAAAGACAAGTTACATTCAGGAAGCCATGTACTACAATGCTAATCTACAAATGCAGTAGCCACTTTCAATAAACACATcattcaatttttacaaaatacgTGTCTTGCTTCAGTTAACAGGCAGAGAAGTTCTAGAGGGTCGCattaaccaatcaaaaagaacaaaaaaattgcaGCACATATACTAAGTTCAGAAGGAACGTGACCTGCAATCCAAAAGATCCATCACAATTTCCTCAACCAAATTTTGAAGTATGTCCCCATCAATTTCATTGCCAGTCTCAAATGCTTCGATATCAAAATCTGTCCATTTCCCCAAGGAATAACTCATCTCCCATTCTATTATCTCATCAGGAACCATCCCAGCCAAACCTGTCCACCTTCTAACCTCCTTCACAACATCTTGAATCAATGTCTTTGTATTCATACATAATGGAAGTCTTGACCACGCCTTGAATCCAGAATTACAGTATCGACCATATTTTGAGTCTAAACATTCTATGATACAGTCAAAAAGAAATCCCCTGAGGTGGTTTCCTGCTTTGGTGTCCTCCAAACCTATAAAGCCATTGGAATCTGTCCATGCAACACGAGCAAAAGATTCCAATTCGTCAAGGAGATGGGGGCTAATGACAAAACCTTCCATTCCATCTAAATTATGTGCAGTTCGAGTTCGGAACAACAGTTCAGCATTCAAGATTTTCTCGTTTGCATGGGCAAGTTCACTTCCAGTTAACCTTTCCTCAGAAATATTCCAATGGCTCTGCAAGATTTTAGAGACATTCCTGACAAAATTGATCAACAACTTACTATCAGTTCTCCCTTTATCCAATGAGGTTGCAGAATCTAAGAGATCCACATCAGATTCCGATGGTTGTAACTGATCATAGGAGTAATCCATGGAGTCAGGGCACAACCTATGTCCCGGAACTGCAAGCAAGGGTTGGAAACAGAAGAACACTTAAACAGGCAgaattttgaaatcaaattttattgtaaaaaaaatatatagtgttTCAACAATGCATTTTAGAAATCAGTCAACAATGAAATGGATACAAAGGTACTACGTATTTCTTTGTTCTGCATTCTCTACAACATAATTCAAGTTCTTTTACCTGGGCTTTCATCCAGACTACTAGAAGAGAATGAAGCTTCAAGAACAGATCCAGGGCTAAGATGATGACCTTCTCGCGAACTTCCAAGAAACCTTTCCATCTTTGCTTCATTCTAAAGAGGGTAATACACTTGTCAGTAATAAATGAATGCTGAAACACAATTCACTCAACAATAGAAAAAACTTCtctaaagaaccaaaaaaaaaaaagcccaaaaattcAGGATCATATAATCACATTTGAAGACATAATTTATGGATTGGTATGACATGCTATTAATATGACATCCCACAACTCCCTATGAGAACTGTATCAACATACATGGTCCTCAATGAATGAGGAAAAGCAAATTCACAATACTAGGTGTCCAACATCACATTACAATCCTGGTGGAATATCAGTCCATAGAAGTTTTCATAAACCACAACTAGCTCTAACGAACACAAATAGGAATAGTCAACTAAATAATTATCCAATTTTCTTTACTCAAATTATTGCAATCCATATCACTTCCAATTTCATTTTCAGATATCCCAGGCCCCAAATCattgtttataaatttaaagaGTTCATTCAAAACCCCAAATAAAAGAGCGGCACACTCCAGGTAAAAATTTGGATATCTATAATCAAATTTCAACATCAATCCCATTCCCCCCACCCCCGCCCCACACCCCCCAAACGGCCCCAGGTAAAAAATTTGGATATCTTTAATCATGCGCATGGGAATAATTACAGGAAATCTAACAAAATAGGTTATTAATAAAGAAAGTTTGCATCTTGGCCAATTTCAGTGGAATGTTATTTATGACATGGTAATCAAAATAAGCCACTGTAAGTATCCACGTAATACTGTCTAATGCAGAACatgagcaaattttattaactaatgtatgattttttattcataCAAGATATACAAGACAATgagaaaaaatttacataagaaaaataaatattcagtGCATAATAAGTCCATAGTGGATTCTGCTATTATTAACCACAAAATGCTGACATTTTTTTTCCAGCAATAATTATCAAGTACACAGAGTTCAGTGGTATTACCACTTCTGACCCAGATAAATGATGCTTACAAGAGTAGTTCAGTCTGGAGTTTACAACAAAGAGGAATTTTGCTGTAGGCATTAAAGTTTAGAATGAGATATAAGTGTTCTCATGAAATCTCAACATACATTGACCTAAAAAGTCAAAtgtcatttcttcttctttttttttttttttttttttttgttggccaGTTGATAAAACGCCAAAAATTAAAGCAACAATTCCAGCTAAAATAATGTCATCTTTGTTTTTCTAGGTGTGTGGATAGAATAGCTAAAGAGGTAATGAATGCCTGGGGGTTAAGCAATACAAGTTAACAAAGCAAAAGCAAAGCCAGAAAAGATGGTAACATGAACAGCAAAAAATATACGGCAACGTACCTCAAAAACTAAATCCTTATTGAACATGTTAGTATGACCATCCTGAGACAAAGATTGGTCTGCAGTCAAGGCAGCTATTAACTCTTGGAGAATCATAGCAACTGTTGGAGCACCAGTTGATAACTCATCATTTTCTTGAGAAGTCAattccttcaatttttgttcCAGGAGGGCCCCTAAAGCATCTCCTCTTAATGTCAATGGATTTTGAAAAGACATATTTCCATCTTCATTCCTTCTTTTCTCCTCCATTTCAACGGGAATGGCAGCCTTCTGCCTCATTGGGGAATTAAAGGTAAAAGAAATAACATCAGTTTCCTTATTTCCCTCAGCTCCTTTTCCATCTCCCTGATGGGCTAATCTACTTTTGACACGATTATGGTTTGAGTGAGTATTAAGTCCCATGCCTTTTCCAGTCAAAGTACCACACTGAACATTTCTTTGCTTTGCAATAGTTGAACTGACAAAACCTGTACTTTCAGATTGCCCACTGACATTTATTGTCCTCCTTTTTCGTACTGGAGTCCTTAACTGTGACAATGATTCACCCCTTCCATTACAAGCCTTCCTCTCTGTGTCAAACCTAGAACTGTCCACTTTGGTAGGCACCCTCGGCCTGGCTCGACCACTTAAACTTCGGTTCAAAGCAACAAAATCTTTGGTCCCACCAGCGGCATTTCCAGCTGATGAGACTCTTCGACTCTGCAGACTACTTAGTTTAGATGTAGTCGGGATTCTATCCCTGCCCAACAACGTAGGATCCTGTGTTTGCATCCTGTGCTTAAATACAATGGATGATGATTCATCCTTTGGAGGCTTGCATGTTTGGCTCGACAAATGCCATTGTCCTTGACCTTCATGCAATGGAGGCACTCTTTCTGTAATTGGTTCATTACAGAATCTCATATTGTCCTTTTCTTGAGAAACAAGAGAAACAGCCTGGTCTTTACTTTTCTGAAAAACCACATCTGTTTCATGCTCATAGGAGGATACTGGTGGCCTTAGTATACTCCATCTTGAATCCTGAGAAGAGGCATTGACAAAGTTTGAACCAAAACAAGCAGAGGGATGCTCCTCAGTAGTTGCTCCAAAATCCACCAAATTGCCACAATTTCTACAAGAAGTTTGCCCCATCAAAGGCTTTGCTGAACTTGTATTACAACTAGATTGTTTCCATGTCTCTGGTGATATAATCTCATCACTTGGAGAATAATGCATAGAACTCGAATAAGTAATAGCACATTTTGCTCTGCTTGTAGCTTGCAACCCTGGTTCCAAAATCCTGGCGGCAGCACCAATTAACCGAGAGCTTCGAGACACATTCCTCCCAGAGGAAATCCTTGGACTCTTCACGGGAGAAGCAAGCTTCGGGTGATGATGATGGTGCTTTCTTGACCGAGACAAAACACTCTTAATCTGCAATGCCTCAGCTCCAAACCTAGTAACCACCCTTCTCTCAAATGGCCCCGTCTTTTGAAGCTTCTGAGGCCTCGATTCCTGCTTCCCACCTCCTTTCTCCAAATTCAACTCCTTATCAAACCCACCATGATTACCTACAAAATTCTCATCCCCATTAACATTACCATCAGAAAATGAAGGTTTCTTAGGTTTATCTCGATGCACAGCTGGCATAGACTCAAGACCCATTAGCCTAGCAACCAAACTTGGAGCCTTCATTTCATGCTTTCTCTCTAAATCTACACTACGATTCCCATTCTTCTTCACATTTGGGAAACCCCCACTATTTTCATCAGCAATCTATTACataaaacacaaccaaaataTATCAAAAGAGTAAAAATTAATCAgccaaaaggaaaaacaaactTTCAAACCCACTAGACAACTAAATCAACacttcagaaagaaaaaaaatgaaactcaGACTACTACAAAAAGCAAAATGCATACCAATTGTAGCTTGGAAATGGGCATCTTCTCATCCCCTTTAAACTTCTTTGAAGCTTGTTTTGCACGAGCTAACACATCCAAAAAATTCaccaaacataaaaatcaaacaattttacCAAATTATATCAAAAGGACGTGTAtgagttagagagagaaaacatcGAAGCAATATGTGGGTTTTCTTTAGTGAAATGGAGCGTGGAAATGGACATCTTTCTCATCCCCTTTAAACTTCTtataaaatcaaacattttTACCACATTTTATCAAATGGGACATGTATGTACGAGTGTTTATGTGCTgcttgtgtgtgagagagtgtgtgtgtgagtaacaaagaaaaaagcaatgtgggttttgttttgattggtggatagaagagagtgagagagtgaaCCTGGAGGAAGCAATTTCTTAGAGAAGAGCTTTTTCTTGGCGAACCTACGGTTCCAATCGAAAAGCTGAAAGAAAATCCCAACACAACCACCAGGCCTATGCGTTCTCTTCTCAGTAATCGCTAGAGACGACAAAGTTTGCCCTGTATTCTCATCCATTTCTCCaacaaaccccaaaaccctTACAAACACCTttcacaaaaacccaaaactcaaaaaatgaaaCTCCTTTctatcacaaacccaaaatccccATCAAACCCACCTCCAAAAACTCGAAAATCTCTCAAACCCAAATCTGCATTTCGCCAAAATATTACTACATTTCAAGCTCAAAAGTctctctatctatctatcttttTCTCTGTTTTAAGCTAAAAGAACAGCGTGTATTGCCTAATAAGAAAGGGAATCCAGAGCGAGCAGAGAGAGCTCCTAAAACAGGAACCTCCGTACAGCAATACTGCTGGTAAACGAGAAAATCTTCATAAAGCTGAAGCCAGAAAGCAACATTTCCTCGCCGCAAAACGACGACTGCACAGTCCACGATGCTCAGTTCACCGacagagaaagaaagatagaaacAAAATACGAGACCTCACTACTGTTTCTTTGTACAAGTCTGTACGCAAAGCAAAGGAGCTGAGCCAAAGCGAAGAAGAATAGAATCTAAATGCAATGTATAGGATTCGACAGACATAGTATATTTTCGCGGAGCCCAAGAGACACAGAGAGAGGGTTGTTTGAAGCTCGAGTGTGTTGCGTGTCTCAGCTAATGCCATGAAGCCATTGGCGTtggaaaaacaaacacaaaattacTGTACAGGGCCAGGCTAGTGagttctagagagagagagagaaagagattgagaCTGTGAGAGTGAGACAGAAGAGAGGGAAGTAGGTGCGTTGGATAAGGAGAGGAGAGCGGGGGGACAGAAAGCGCACCCCACGCGCACTAGAGCACCAGTCAACACTACAGACACCCATAcccattaattaattattgcttatttatttttagactttgtTAACATGTGCTGACCACATGTTAATGAACCAATTGTGGTTCATTTATGGTCTAATATTATGATTCCAAACCTTAAATTCAACCGTGAGCTTGATGAGGGACATTGTGAGGTTAACCTATGTCTAGGTTAAaatctttctttcctttgttaTAACTATCTAAtatttgtttaccaaaaaataatactacctaatattaaaaaaaaaattattcatgtgGTGATATTCATTAATATAATACGAAATGTGCTATGATTCGATGAAATGGTTTATTGGCTATACTCAACTTACCCTTCGTGAAGGTGTATTATTGATTTCCCTTGCAAAGATTGTTTGACAATTATAAACAGTATTTTTCTACCCATTATGATCAGTTTGACGATTATTTTGCCAAGATCGGTTGTGTTTAGTTCgctaaaaaattttttttagcgtTTGGTtgtattcttaaaaatattttcaggtgtttAGTTGCCTTCTTGAAAATGctattaaaaacatattttctattactttttcacattttctcatctCCCAGCAACAGCAACCATAGGCCACCAAAGATCAGGTACATTAGTAGAGGTAGTAGTTGGGTGGCAGATAATGGGAGTGGGGGGTGAATGTTTGATCGATAAGTTTTTGGTAAGGTGGAAAAtggtttatgaaaaatgaaagcaTAAACTAACTCTTTATTTTACTATCAATTGGAAAACAATTTCCGGTTGTCCAACATTTTCCATTACCCCCAAACACCtttaaatgcaaaaattatttttccaaaaatcaaTATTCATAAAACCAAACACAGTCTTGAGAAGAATATGCCAAGCATCCATAGGGCACACGTCACACCAACATTCAttgaaaaacatatttgaaacAATGAAATTATTGTCTTTCTTGAACTAAGAAAGATTGTAAGGATGGAGTGATCTTTGATTTGAAGTTCAATTTGTCTATCACCTTTCAGGAAACTACATTCTCACAATTCTATCAATAATAAGATTGCATCGTATGGTTTATTGGCCAATGCTAACACATGGTCCAATTTAATTAGAGAAACTAAGAGATAACATCTAAGAAATTGTATTTAGGTATTCTTATATATAACTAGGAATAGgaacttgaaaaaaatatatattaagaaatagATCTTTCTTATAGAATGTGTGAGatcattttcaaaaatgacAGTCACTAAGGCTTATAAGAAATGTAGCATACAcaataaaattcttattttgtACTAGAGTTACCGTGTTTTCTTGGATGATCATGCcctttgttttgttgtgttttgttttttcctatttttttatttatttttttggaataattaaatgttacaaaaatagaaaataggaGATTTAAAATATGGTTATCCTTATAAAGAAGAGCGGGCAATACTATTAAGTTACGAGGATATAGGCCCTTCATTGAttgataatatttaaaaatgtctttcattattaatatatatttttttaatccttgAGTTATTTGATTTATCCAAAAATTATGAACGATATTATGGATGACAATGGAAAAGGGTAAGGCAAATTATAGTTGCCCAGTTCATGTCTTGTCCTCTCTTTGAAgtagtaaaaaatgaaattaaggcaAGACACAAGTATTATGTGATGATGAGAcatgaaagtgaaaaaaatgagagagaataaAGGATGACAATGAGAACATTGAGGGAggcaaaatttgttgtaatcCTACCTCCTCTTTAGGATGGGATAATGCATGTTGTACATACGTCTAGTGTTTCAATGCATGCAAAATGAAACTCATAACATATGAGTCTCATAAATAAATTGAGTAAATATATAATGAGTGTGATAGTGCACAATTCCAAAAcatttgatacttttttttgtcAAAGAGAGGCTTGACAAATTAGGTCGAGGAATTTTACCATCTCTAAACAATTCACTTAACTAAAGGTAGGTCAAGGATAGAGAGAGATCTCGTCCTGTACGCACAAAAGTAAATGGCATTTCCTTCTACCAAaggtaataactaataaatatAATCtcgtaaaaaaagaaagaaagttatAAGTAGTATaactttcttataaaaaaagaaaaagaaaaaaagtagtataattttccttgaaaattcTTAATTTGGAAGTTCTATAAGATCTTTTAATAAAGATTTCCATTTTAAGTCGAAAATATCATTTTAGGCCCTACAATTTGGGGCTATTGCCATTTTGCCAATTTGACCCCCTATATTTTGataacatttaatttaattcaacttatttttaacaTTCTAAGTCCAaatctatatgtatatatatatatatatattttttttttttttctttttcagttgcTGAGTTGATATTTGTGTCAATCGAAGTTACAAGTTGGTAAATTTGATTTGTGCTTAGATTTCaataaagtgcaaaaaaatgtaagaaaagCTGTGATTGAccataaaaactaaattaactataaattaaaaataataaaaattaaattaactgttattaaattttaaggacaaaattaataataatctaaaaatatattttttgtacaTTTTAATTAGCAATGGACATTTTTACATGAGAAATgatatatacataatatttttacaacaaattctaaatgacagGTTGTTACTTGTTGTTATAGTtgggttaaaaaagtaatcttagtgttaaattcaaatttgaactaataacaactaaccacccatgatttgttgtaaaaatattgtaaaaatgttgtggaggtaatactttttttttatattattattattattattatttttttttttttgggacaacttatccttattattattactttttaactAGAAAGCGAAGGAATGTATGGGACAAAACTGAAAAGGTGGGgagtataaaagagaaaagaaaacggAGTTTTTGTGTGCGATGCCGTTGAGACTACGTCTGTCGGCAGTCATGCTTACGCTGTAGGAGTGGGAGCGTCTAATTTccaactttttattaaatttttatttttattgactttCATTTTCGAACTTTTCAAATAGATCTTCACGGTAACAAAGTTGGCTGCCACTCGCTGCGACTGACATAAAAATGTGCACTCGTTCGTTTCTGTACAATTTACATGCTGTTCATTCGTTCGGATTGTAAACAACTTTAGAATGAAACAAAATAGATTCAGCACTGATACAAAAAAGGGAGTCCCACATGCTGTTCtttacaatttataatttttatatatttaaaggtATACCAAATGCCAAGTTAATCCAAAAATTTATTCTTAATTATGTAATAATGGATGAAATAGATTGGATTTGAAATGGactgctctctctctccttcctaTAACTATTGCCTGATTTAttatagtaataaaaatttattaaatctactactattaaaaaaaaccaataaattaatcttaatactaataataaattCTAGTTAACCTAACTAGTAATGTCTCTTATTATTAATAAAGTGACATGGGTTCATATTTTGCCTATACTAAAAAATCTTTATGTAATGATAAATCACAATTATCATTACGTGGATGGTATAAGTTTGAAGAGGTACAAATTTGATTATGGGGCTATCCACAAAATGATCCAAATTGTTATACGGATTTTGCTAAGCTCAGGTTCGTCTAGGGCTTCGACCCACCACTCTAATCAAGGCTTCCCTTGATAGCTAGTGAGACGATTAAAGATCCAGCACTTGAAAAAGCCCAAGATCAAGAACTCACAACCACATTGAATGATTTAGTATTTAATGTTGAAGCatataaataaagtaaataatGAGTTAAGACTCATAATTTGCTCAGCCAATGAAGCTTCTGCTTGCTTAAAATACCTCATAGTCATTGATAAAGCTTCTCTTCTCTTACTGGTACATGCTTATTGTGCTTCCATTgattggagagagaaagagagagagagagaggatggtGGTGTTAGAGGGGGAGTACAACCAAGAGGTGAGGGTGGTGACGGACTTTAAAAGGATTAAATTCAAAGTTTAATGTTAATAAAGCTCTAAAAACCC
The sequence above is drawn from the Quercus lobata isolate SW786 chromosome 12, ValleyOak3.0 Primary Assembly, whole genome shotgun sequence genome and encodes:
- the LOC115971234 gene encoding uncharacterized protein LOC115971234 — translated: MDENTGQTLSSLAITEKRTHRPGGCVGIFFQLFDWNRRFAKKKLFSKKLLPPARAKQASKKFKGDEKMPISKLQLIADENSGGFPNVKKNGNRSVDLERKHEMKAPSLVARLMGLESMPAVHRDKPKKPSFSDGNVNGDENFVGNHGGFDKELNLEKGGGKQESRPQKLQKTGPFERRVVTRFGAEALQIKSVLSRSRKHHHHHPKLASPVKSPRISSGRNVSRSSRLIGAAARILEPGLQATSRAKCAITYSSSMHYSPSDEIISPETWKQSSCNTSSAKPLMGQTSCRNCGNLVDFGATTEEHPSACFGSNFVNASSQDSRWSILRPPVSSYEHETDVVFQKSKDQAVSLVSQEKDNMRFCNEPITERVPPLHEGQGQWHLSSQTCKPPKDESSSIVFKHRMQTQDPTLLGRDRIPTTSKLSSLQSRRVSSAGNAAGGTKDFVALNRSLSGRARPRVPTKVDSSRFDTERKACNGRGESLSQLRTPVRKRRTINVSGQSESTGFVSSTIAKQRNVQCGTLTGKGMGLNTHSNHNRVKSRLAHQGDGKGAEGNKETDVISFTFNSPMRQKAAIPVEMEEKRRNEDGNMSFQNPLTLRGDALGALLEQKLKELTSQENDELSTGAPTVAMILQELIAALTADQSLSQDGHTNMFNKDLVFENEAKMERFLGSSREGHHLSPGSVLEASFSSSSLDESPVPGHRLCPDSMDYSYDQLQPSESDVDLLDSATSLDKGRTDSKLLINFVRNVSKILQSHWNISEERLTGSELAHANEKILNAELLFRTRTAHNLDGMEGFVISPHLLDELESFARVAWTDSNGFIGLEDTKAGNHLRGFLFDCIIECLDSKYGRYCNSGFKAWSRLPLCMNTKTLIQDVVKEVRRWTGLAGMVPDEIIEWEMSYSLGKWTDFDIEAFETGNEIDGDILQNLVEEIVMDLLDCRSRSF